GATGTTGTGAACAAGATGATAACTGGCGTGATTGTTAGATCAGCTTTTTCACCAATACTGTTTCTGTTCTAGTTCTCTTACATTTCTTCTGATGGGCAATGACAAGTGCTCTATTTGATAGACTCAGGAAGGCTAGCGTGTGATTGTTCATTCACTTTGAGAGTGCTTTGTTCagtattattttattgacaCTGCTTCACAAAAAGGAaacatgaattattaaagaCAGTTATGGTTGGTAATCCCCGCGAGTGCCCAAACCATATTCACCCCCTGTACTGTGAAAAGGGCATCTatgataaaaatatatttcccATTAACCGTGTTGGTCATACATGTAGTGCCACTGAAAGTTGGATGGCAGAGTCACCTCTTTTTGTTCCTATGCCAGTCAGAGTGTGTGAAGGAGCAAGCTGTACTTTACTGATGTGAGCTGGTGCACTCTCCAGTCCTCAGTAAGTAAAGCCCATGAAATATTAACTGGAGGGAAGTATAAAATATTCAAGCTTGCTAAGTGCAGTCTGTCCATTAGAATAAAAAACGGAGTTCATGCGAGATGGCAGCAGTATATTGCACAACTGCATACCTCCGCGTCATAACCAAATCCCCCTGATAAGTCAACCAGAGAAAGTCTTCTTATGACTCAGATTTTTCTGCTCACATTCTTTTGTGTTGGAAAAGGATTTAATTTGTATCATGTGCTTTATTCTGTGACAGCAGTTGTAGAGTAGTCACACTTGCTGACCGCCTGACCAGTGTTGTTTAGTCTGTGCTGCGCAGTATGTAGAAATAGATGAAAGTCCCTTTCGCTGCTCTTCATTATCAGGGAAGACCCCCAGTGTCTTAATTTAGCCGAGCTTTGCTTTTACAGGTTTCAGAAGAATTAGAAACTCTGTCTCTATCCAAGTTTAAGAAATGTAGCTTGGTGGAGCAGCAAGCAAAAATTAATTTTGGTAACACTTTCTAGAAAGACCACATCTATACTGCATTACTTATGATAATTCATAACTTATGATACTGCATCGACTGTTATACTATAAGTCATCACTACAGTTGATTGTTGAGGTGTGTATAAGTATTCATAATGCATCAAAAGCCCCATCAGTCAATCTCTAGTTTATAACTAGTCAAGAACATACATAAGACACTTATAATTTATCTATAATCTGTAATGTTTTATGACCGCTGACATGGTGCATCAGGAAGCATTATGTATGTGTCTATGAGTGCAGTCATACAGCATTATAAATGTAGACGCTGAAGGTGTTAACCACTGATGCACACAAAATACATGCAGCGACAGATCTTGTAAAGATCACCGGCTCACACTTTGTGTTGCCAAATACAAACCAGTCCACGCAATTCTCAGCTCACTTGATTCGAAAAAATATTGGCAATGAATTTACTGACATTTCAAACAATTTGGcccttttatattttattttattttgccaaATGTGAGAGGAGAGACAAAATAAAGAGATTTAGTGTGACATTCTTCTTTCTTTATCCTGGTGTTTTATTGTCACAGACATATTTTCAGTTCAGTTGTGGctttgattttgttgattttagATGAGATAATTGTATGAACCGGTGTACTTATGTGCAATCATCAGGAGGACACGAATGTCAATAACCAACACTGTGCTCATTTGACATGATTTTTCATCATAAGCCCCATCAGTCAACCTCTAgtttatgactagtcaaaaacATCCATAAGACACTTATAATTCATTATAAGTCTCATCTataatgttttatgactgttgaTATAGGGCATCAGGAAGCATAATGTGTGTTGATGAGTGCAGTCATACAGCATTATAACGGCATTATAACACACTATGAATGCCCTCATAACCCATTATGTGGTCTTCATAGAAAGTGAAGTCCAGATTTGAAGACAGTAACAAGAACCTCAGGGTTAACACTTGAGAACTACGTGTCTCCATCTACGATGATTTTTAAGACACATTAATTAAGCCATATGCTCACACCTGCTTACAAAACCTATTTTTTTCCAGGACATCGTACCCAGTGGCAGACAGAGCTGCACAATGACAGCAAGGCAATCTTAAtgcagatggtgtcattattctacagCCATTAAGTTGTGTAATCAACATTTGATTTATGatcatttaaagcaaaaaaagtatCTCTTTCTACTTTAAAGGATCAGTTCATGCAGATTATACAatgcaagagggttcctggttcaaacctggGATGGAGGGtttgaaccctggggtgggAGAGCCCCACCCCAgagtggagtttgcatgttctccccacgCTAGCATGCgtttttctctgggtactccggcttcctcccacaggccaaagacatgcaggctaacTGGTGaatctaaattgtctgtaggtgtgaatgatgagtgtgaatggttgtctgtctctaaagccctttttagataggagttgtgcaaatttacaggaaagcccaatcagtcttttttcagcattggcagtataaaaactaaatcgggagtgcagcaaaatgccgcctacctacttttgtttatacagaatgcgcatttttcggggcaatggggggcgtgagcaagtaacaaaacgtgtagctcagcgtgtgacgtaaacagtgacgtgggagggaaggctggtcagtccttcgacaattctctcataagtcggcctgttcctcaccgtccccgtcatctgacggttaatggcctctttgtttgtgagGACAGGGAGGgtgtgcaattccttgtctccccagtcgctcatctttacagtgccTTTACAGTTTCCCTCTTGCTattagctgctcgctaattcctgctatcagctgtttcctgtttatccaccgccagtgggtcgaacataatgctgaaaaaagactgattgggccttcctgcaaatttgcacaacttctatctaaaaagggcttgtgTGTctaacgctcacagcttgccggcaaaacagcccaacattcgcggaaaatctggcagtgtaaaaggggcttatctgtcagccctgtgatagtatGGCGTACGCCAAcactcacccagtgtcagctgggataggctccagccctccctgCGACCCCCaccaggataagcggttacggaaaatgaatgaatgtgtcagGAATCCCAACtcttaattttgttttcatctggttttgttttcatgtctcaTCACTAACTCTCCTTTCATTTCAGATCACGCCTCCTTCTCAGAAGATGAACTTATCTACTCTATTGCCTATTTGTTGTGCATTTGAGTTCAAACCTGTACTGATGAATCTtacagaatgaatgaatattcttATTCTTATCTCTTATAATTAAATTTTTTCTCATCCAGGCTTTAAAACGTCAGTCTTAAGACTTGTGCCCCAAAGGAGACAGATATCTGAAAACCTGGGCACATAACACCTAAACTATGTACATGGCTGGAAAACATTACaaggaaatgagaaaatgtgttttacttatttttgtagttttgtaaaTCAACCCTGCAAAGCATgactgttttattaatttatttattctgaaaattgacTTTTGGAGTAGGGGTGACATGGTACAGCTAAAACGTTCACTTCAGTATTCAACATATGTTTGATTCGCCCCGTGACTCAAACAGCTACAGCAGTCTATTTATGTCCACTACTCACACACATGTAACAGAGATTCTGGAGCATGAGTTCTCCTTGAAAAGGTTTGGCTGTGCATTAGTTGGCTAAGCCCAGTTAGCCAGGTTAGTAAAGCTCAATGAACGACCCCACAGCGTTCAGGCAGCCTCACACTGCAGCAAATTACAGCGTCAAAGTGCTAGAGCTTCGTTCACATGTGCTTTTTagtcagccattttgtgccTGCAGGTCACAGTCTAAAGATAGAGAACAACATTAACATCACTGGCacttgtgttatttattttatcttattgaCAATATGCCAGCAGTTGAGTGCCTTCACTCTTACAGTATGAATTATGGCCAATGAGCCACCACtgaatgtttgcattttttaaaattactgattttttttctgccctttgtttggtttgttttaccAAACCGTGACCTCAAAACCAAGGTAACTGTGAATTTTGTATACTGTTACAGCCCTGATTTGGAGATACATAACGTTGCCAGGTCAGAAACCTGCTTTTATGGCATTCATAGTCACGTTCTTTTGCCTTCAGGGTCCTTTATCATCATTTTTCTCTCTAACACTCATCATAACAAACATTTCATTAAATTATAGGAAAGTAGAATGTTTCCTATCTTTGTGGCCAAACCacagaagaaaagagaagtATATTAAAAATagagaagacaaaaaaatgtgccGTGACTTCAGTTTACTTCACTATACAAAAAGTGAAAGAGCACATAAAACTGAAACTTACATTCAGACTGTGCTTTCTGCTAAAACCAAGCATTTCCTTTCAAAGCCGTGACCACAGAAGGGCCTATCTTACAAGATCTGTTTGACAGTGGAGGTGATAGAATATAATGAGGAAAATTAAAACCAGAATCCATCATATAGTACAGATTATACTGACTTTTTCACACCACAAATGTCAAAACAGTGTAACGACCACGCAGCTACAGTGGAAAGAAATGAAATCATGCTTGCCTTCATTTTCTTCTTAACACTCACACATTTGACTTGGCGCTGTAGATGCAGGAGGTGTTAACCACCAATgcacacaaaatacatacagAGACAGATGTAATAAAGATCACCAGCCCACACTTTGTGTTGCCAAATATAAACTAATCCACGCAATTCTCAGCTAACTTGATTAGAAGGAAAATCGGCAATCAGTGTGCTGACATTTCAAATAATTTGgcacttttatgttttattttattttccagatTGTGAGAGGAGACAAAATAAAGAGGTTTAATGTgtcattcttttttctttcttctggtGTTTTATTGTCACAAAGACATACTGCAGATTCGGCTCAGTTCAAAACCTGAAACACTGATTCAAATCACTCATCAAAACTCATTTTTTCAAAGTGACTTTTCATGTGTGAATGACGTTGTGTGTATttcattatatttcattttaggATCATTTTTAACtcatgtaaagtgtctttgagtaccatgaaaagtgctctataaataaaatgtattattattattattattattattattattaattgtaTATtgcaaaaaggaaataaaaaacacaggtgATCCAAATTCcatcatttatttacattttttttaaacaaataatttcAACATAACTTCTATATTAAGATCTTTGTTCTTTAtggtatcaatttttttttttattttttttaaaaaaagtaaaagtgtgGGAGGATTTGTTTAAAGATCATATGATATTTTACATAACTCAGGTTTCAAAGTTTAGTTGTCCATGCAGGTTTACAGCTGCAACAAGCTTAACTGAGTTTATATTCTTATCCTCATACATACTATTAAATGcacttttaaaaatctaaaatctggtgaaattattattaatacgACCACAGGAGGAGACAAGTGGAAAGACTGAGTGGTTCTTTTTTCTTGTGGTTTTTTAAAGTTTCACTTTCCAGTCACAAAAATTCCCTTCGTCACAGGAAGTATGATGAAGTATGTGTCTGAAAAGAGTATTTAAGGAGACCCTCGGCCTCTACCCCTCACAGTTCTCCTGTCAACAAGCTTTGCTCTCTAGCTAATCTCTTTGGCCGCACTTATCGCAGCTCCTCTTTATCAACTTCACCACAAAAAGCAAGATTTTAACGAGCACGAGTGTCATCTTGACCAAACGGGAAGCAACAATGTCCAGCATCATGAAAGTGTTTCTGCTCCTGGCTGTCGTGGTCTGCATCTCTGAAGCCCAGCGTAAGTTTCTACACTTTTTTAGCATTTACAACTCTAACATAGACAACGTGAGGATCATTTTATACATTCATCTCATGCATTTTGGTAGCTGTAAGCAGGAAACTGTGCagggaaaataataataataaattaaccgtttttttccccatgtctTTCTCTGTAGAGCATGAAAGAGGACAGCAGTGTCTGTGTCAGCGTGTCAGGAATAAAATCAACTTGATGTCTGACATAAAGGACGTCCAGATCTACCAAGCAACCATCTTCTGTGACAAAGTGGAGATTGTGTAAGACACGCTTAAATCTTTAATTACTGCAATAATGTGTTCTAAATACAAAATAGTATGTTGTGATAATAGTAATTACTGACAGTCATCAGTCTGCCTGCCTGAATCCTCTATCTATCTGTTTATCTgctacatttggtgaagagagTCACGTCACCCCAGCTCACCTCTACTGTTCTTCTCAACAGTGTCACCAACAACAGTGGCCTCCGCTATTGCCTGAACCCCAACTTGAAGGCAGTGCAAAAAGTCATGGCTTCCATCTTGTGAGTAGACAAATCAGTCATCTTCAGAATACACTGAACACCCAGTTACTCACAGTAATCTTTATAGTGAATCACCATGTTTTTTATGagtgacatgatgctgctgctgcaatgTGTCTAATGTGTGTCCTTCTTGTTTTATTGTCGATTCAGGAAACCAAAAACCTCGACCACAGCCAGACCAACTGTGCACACCTCCTCCACAGGCAGCGCCAACATAGCTCGCATGTGACTCCATGAAGAAGCTCAGATGACCTCTGAAGCCCAAACAGAAGCACCTTAAACGAATGTATTTGTGAAAAGAACGAagcttttcttttctatttatCTTCTATTTATACTGCTGTGCACTTACAGTATATCTCCGTTCTATTGTATTTCctctcatttgtttttgtaaatagatttatgtgctttttaataaaaatcaaaaatatcaaAGGAGCAGCGAGTGACTGTTTTCTGTTCCAAGTCTGATACTGTCTGTGTCCTATAGCAATAGCGCTACCTTGTGGTTCAGAGCTGCCAATGCcagtggtgcccccagaaaTGTATCATAGGGTGGACAGATGGGGCCCCTGggaatcttggggtggcacaccaaaacagAAACCAATAACTTAATATCAGAACTAAGATCATGCTGTTGAAGAATTATAGCATATTTTACAGTCAATACAGTCAATGCCAATATCTGTTTTAAAGTGAATTAGGGATGAATCACCCTCTTGCATGGATCATGCGTCAATAATAATCCAATTCTAAGCATGATTCATGATTATAAAGATACACAAGTGTCACGTCTTATTTTCAGAAATCTATCTTTTTCATTTGGCTTTCAATTTGAGGTAACTTATGGTATCACTGGTAAAGTTTGCTTTGTTTATGacaatttacacacacacacacacacacacacacacacacagagtaagtACAGGTTTGATGTCAGAGTTTACTTGCACATGCAGGTGCAGTTTATACCACTGTTTTAAACTCTTACTACTATTAAAATGTCCTTTTGAAATCTAATCTATGGTTAAATTATTAGCAGCATAACCACAGCAATAGTGAAAAGAGTGCTTTTTTGTGGTTTCTCAGGTTTCACTTTGCAGTCTTGAACACGTTTCCCTTGATCACAGGAAGTATGATAAGGTACGTGTCTGAAAAGAGTGTCACCCTCTGCCCCTCACAGTTACCCTGCAGCAAATGTTGCTCTCTTTGCCTCTAGCTATCTTTTTAGCTGCATTTATTACAGCTCCCTGCTATCATCTTCACCATTTCAACAGTGTTATCACCAAAAGTGGCCTTCACTATTGCCTGAACCCCAAGATGAAGACAGTGCAAAACCTCATAGCAAGGACTGTGTCTAGGTGTATGTGAGTAGTGCACTGATATAAATCCCCGCCTCATCCTCAGAACACACTGACCACTCAGTTACTAACGTTTCAGTGAATCACCTCTTTTACAGAAATAACAGTAATGAGTGACAGTGCTTTTTTCACACTGTCATAATGTGTCTCATGTGTGTCTCtgctttattatcattttaggAGGAAACTAAAAAACGACTGTGAGTCCACCTCCACCACACGCAGCGCCAACAGAACTCACATCTGACTCTATAAAGAAGCTCAGAAGACCTCTGAACCCCAAACAGAAACACCTTAAAGCAATGTAGAtgtgaaatgaatgaaactttttgtttatttaccgTCTATGATGTGCACTGACAGTAtatctcttttctcttttctttcatttgtttatgtgaatagatttatttgttttaaatcaaatttttcagcattttgctaatttcagtgttttttaattaaaaatcaaataaaaaaggatCAGTGATCATTTTTAACtcatgtaaagtgtctttgagtaccATGAAAagcgctctataaataaaatgtattgtgaTTATTAATATGATATcgcgggcggcacggtggtgtggtggttagcactctcgcctcacagcaagagggttgccggttcgatcccgggcgtgggagcccttctgtgcggagtttgcatgttctccccgtgtcagcgtgggttctctccgggcactccggcttcctcccacagtccaaagacatgcagattggggactaggttaattgataggtgtccataggtgtgaatgtgagcgtgaatggttgtttgtctctggcgacctgtccagggtgtaccctgcctctcgcccgatgtagctgggataggctccagcccccccgcgaccctcaagaggatgaagcggttagaagatgaatgaatatgatATCgcaaaaaggaaataaaaaaacacaggtgATCCAAATGCCAtcatttatttagattttttttaaaacaaataatttcAACATGACCTCCACGTGAAGATCTTTGTTCTTTAtggtatcaaaataaaaaaaataaaaataaaaaagtaaaagtgtgGGAGGATTTGTTTAAAGATCATATGATATTTTACACAACTCGTATGAGTACAAGTTTCAAAGTTTAGTTGTCCATGCAGGTTTACAGCTGCAACAAACTTAACTGAGTTTATATTCTTATCCTCATACATACTATTAAATGcacttttaaaaatctaaaatctggtgaaattattattaatacgACCACAGGAGGAGACGAGTGGAAAGACTGAGTGGTTCTTTTTTCTTGTGGTTTTTTAAAGTTTCACTTTCCAGTCGCAAAAATTCCCTTCGTCACAGGAAGTATGATGAAGTATGTGTCTGAAAAGAGTATTTAAGGAGACCCTCGGCCTCTACCCCTCACAGTTCTCCTGTCAACAAGCTTTGCTCTCTAGCTAATCTCTTTGGCCGCACTTATCGTAGCTCCTCTTTATCATCTTCACCACAAGAAGCAAGATTTTAACGAGCACGAGTGTCATCTTGACCAAACGGGAAGCAACAATGTCCAGCATCATGAAAGTGTTTCTGCTCCTGGCTGTCGTGGTCTGCATCTCTGAAGCCCAGCGTAAGTttctacactttttttttagcatttacaACTCTAACATAGACAACGTGAGGATCATTTTATACATTCATTTCATGCATTTTGGTAGCTGTAAGCAGGAAACTGTGCagggaaaataataataataaattaaccgtttttttccccatgtctTTCTCTGTAGACCATGAAAGAGGACAGCAGTGTCTGTGTCAGCGTGTCAGGAATAAAATCAACTTGATGTCTGGCATAAAGGACGTCCAGATCTACCAAGCAACCATCTTCTGTGGCAAAGTGGAGATTGTGTAAGACACGCTTAAAACTTTAATTACTGCACTAATGTGTTCTAAATACAAAATAGTATGTTGTGATAATAGTAAGCTTGTATCTTCCTCTGCAAACCTGGCATCCATAAAACTTAGAAGGGCATTTTTAAAGATGTATCCAAATTTGAGGTCTTGcctcagtaaaaataaaaatgacaatgaaCTCCTGCTAAAGCAAATCCCTAAATTACTTATAGTCATCAGTCTGCCTGCCTGAATCCTGTCACCCCAGCTCACCTCTACTGTTCTTCTCAACAGTGTCACCAACAACAGTGGCCTCCGCTATTGCCTGAACCCCAACTTGAAGGCAGTGCAAAAAGTCATGGCTTCCATCTTGTAAGTAGACAAATCAGTCATCTTCAGAATACACTGAACACCCAGTTACTCACAGTAATCTTTATAGTGAATCACCATGTTTTTTTATGagtgacatgatgctgctgttgtaaTGTGTCTAATGTGTGTCCTTCTTGTTTTATTGTCGATTCAGGAAACCAAAAACCTCGACCACAGCCAGACCAACTGTGCACTCCTCCTCCACAGGCAGCGCCAACACAGCTCGCATGTGACTCCATGAAGAAGCTCAGATGGCCTCTGAACCCCAAACAGAAGCACCTTAAACGAATTAATTGTGAAAAGAATAAagcttttcttttctatttatCTTCTATTTATACTGCTGTGCACTTACAGTATATCTCCGTTCTATTGTATTTCctctcatttgtttttgtaaatagatttatgtgctttttaataaaaatcaaaatatcaaaggagcagtgagtgactGTTTTCTGTTCCAAGTCTGATACTGTCTGTGTCCTATAGCAACAGCACTACGTTGTGGTTCATAGCTGCCAATGCcagtggtgcccccagaaaTGTATCAACCCCCCATGCCCCCTTGTGAACCACTTTAGGCTGC
This region of Epinephelus fuscoguttatus linkage group LG9, E.fuscoguttatus.final_Chr_v1 genomic DNA includes:
- the LOC125894563 gene encoding uncharacterized protein LOC125894563 isoform X2, producing the protein MSSIMKVFLLLAVVVCISEAQHHERGQQCLCQRVRNKINLMSGIKDVQIYQATIFCGKVEIVVTNNSGLRYCLNPNLKAVQKVMASILKPKTSTTARPTVHTSSTGSANIARM
- the LOC125894563 gene encoding uncharacterized protein LOC125894563 isoform X4; amino-acid sequence: MSSIMKVFLLLAVVVCISEAQHHERGQQCLCQRVRNKINLMSGIKDVQIYQATIFCGKVEIVVTNNSGLRYCLNPNLKAVQKVMASILKPKTSTTARPTVHSSSTGSANTARM
- the LOC125894563 gene encoding C-X-C motif chemokine 11-like isoform X8, which encodes MSSIMKVFLLLAVVVCISEAQQHERGQQCLCQRVRNKINLMSDIKDVQIYQATIFCDKVEIVVTNNSGLRYCLNPNLKAVQKVMASILKPKTSTTARPTVHTSSTGSANIARM
- the LOC125894563 gene encoding C-X-C motif chemokine 11-like isoform X3, with protein sequence MSSIMKVFLLLAVVVCISEAQQHERGQQCLCQRVRNKINLMSDIKDVQIYQATIFCDKVEIVVTNNSGLRYCLNPNLKAVQKVMASILKPKTSTTARPTVHSSSTGSANIARM